Proteins from one Deinococcus actinosclerus genomic window:
- a CDS encoding HesA/MoeB/ThiF family protein → MSARPLSRPELRRYSRALLVPEWLDAGAQERVRSAHVLVVGAGGLGSPVVASLAGAGVGTLTVADDDRVDLSNLHRQTLYATPDVGRPKAEVAAARAQAINPHVQVRVAPRVTPGTLPGLLTGVTLVVDATDNFAARYLIADTCAAQGREWIWGAASGTSGMVSVFGPHAGLRDVFPEPGDDLSCDEAGVLGPVPALTGQLMALEALKVLGGVGEPLRGRLWTFDALSGRARTLTLRPPGGPGVL, encoded by the coding sequence ATGTCTGCCCGGCCCCTGTCCCGCCCCGAACTGCGCCGCTACTCGCGCGCCCTGCTGGTGCCCGAGTGGCTGGACGCCGGCGCGCAGGAACGCGTGCGCTCGGCGCACGTGCTCGTGGTGGGCGCTGGGGGGCTGGGCAGCCCCGTCGTCGCCAGCCTCGCCGGGGCGGGTGTGGGCACCCTGACCGTCGCGGACGACGACCGGGTGGACCTCAGTAACCTGCATCGCCAGACGCTGTACGCCACGCCCGACGTGGGGCGGCCCAAGGCCGAGGTGGCCGCCGCCCGCGCCCAGGCCATCAACCCCCACGTGCAGGTGCGGGTCGCGCCGCGCGTCACGCCTGGGACCCTCCCGGGGCTGCTGACCGGGGTGACGCTCGTCGTGGACGCCACCGACAACTTCGCGGCGCGCTACCTGATCGCTGACACCTGCGCCGCGCAGGGCCGCGAGTGGATCTGGGGCGCGGCCAGCGGCACGAGCGGCATGGTCAGCGTGTTCGGCCCCCACGCGGGCCTGCGCGACGTGTTCCCGGAGCCCGGCGACGACCTGAGCTGCGACGAGGCCGGGGTGCTGGGCCCGGTGCCTGCCCTGACCGGGCAGCTCATGGCGCTCGAGGCCCTGAAGGTGCTGGGCGGCGTGGGCGAACCGCTGCGTGGGCGGCTGTGGACGTTCGACGCCCTGAGCGGCCGCGCCCGGACGCTCACGCTGCGCCCGCCGGGCGGACCGGGCGTCCTGTAA
- a CDS encoding HU family DNA-binding protein has translation MAKSTKPAAKKPAPARKGAATPAPKAEAGKIAKTQIIDMVADKTTLNKKQAGDAVATVIDCIVDALRGGSSVGLPGLGTLSVTQTAARTGVKPGTSERITIPAGKKVRFKVATTLKGTL, from the coding sequence ATGGCCAAGAGCACCAAGCCCGCCGCGAAGAAACCCGCCCCCGCCAGGAAAGGCGCGGCCACACCCGCCCCGAAGGCCGAGGCCGGCAAGATCGCCAAGACGCAGATCATCGACATGGTGGCCGACAAGACAACCCTGAACAAGAAGCAGGCCGGGGACGCCGTCGCCACCGTCATCGACTGCATCGTGGACGCCCTGCGCGGCGGCAGCAGCGTGGGCCTGCCCGGACTGGGCACGCTGAGCGTCACCCAGACCGCCGCCCGCACCGGCGTCAAGCCCGGCACCAGCGAACGCATCACCATTCCCGCCGGGAAGAAGGTGCGCTTCAAGGTCGCCACGACCCTCAAGGGCACGCTCTAA
- a CDS encoding UbiX family flavin prenyltransferase has translation MRLVVGVSGGSGMPYAEAILRALRELDVESHLVVSSGAKRVMTAEGSGPQLSDLTALASVVHDDRDLAAGVASGSFRTDGMLVVPCSAGTLAKIAQGFADNLVARAAHVTLKERRRLVLVLREDPLPRPMLLNMLAAHDAGATVMTASAGFYHAPGSVDELLHFVTARVLDQFGLDVPGFRRWREDGA, from the coding sequence ATGAGGCTGGTGGTGGGGGTGTCGGGCGGCAGCGGCATGCCGTACGCGGAGGCGATCCTGCGGGCGCTGCGCGAGCTGGACGTGGAGTCGCATCTGGTGGTCAGCAGCGGCGCCAAGCGGGTCATGACCGCCGAGGGGTCCGGGCCGCAGCTCTCTGACCTGACGGCGCTGGCGTCTGTCGTGCATGACGACCGGGATCTGGCGGCGGGCGTGGCGAGCGGGTCGTTCCGCACGGACGGGATGCTGGTGGTGCCGTGCAGCGCGGGCACGCTGGCGAAGATCGCGCAGGGCTTCGCGGACAATCTGGTGGCGCGCGCGGCGCACGTGACCCTGAAGGAGCGGCGGCGGCTGGTGCTGGTGCTGCGCGAGGACCCGCTGCCGCGCCCGATGCTGCTGAACATGCTCGCCGCGCACGACGCCGGGGCGACCGTGATGACGGCCAGCGCGGGGTTCTATCACGCGCCGGGCAGCGTGGACGAGCTGCTGCATTTCGTGACGGCGCGGGTGCTCGATCAGTTCGGGCTGGACGTGCCGGGCTTCCGCCGCTGGAGAGAGGACGGCGCGTGA
- a CDS encoding Crp/Fnr family transcriptional regulator: MTLPENLRVSPLLRGAAPDTLRQLAAQAASRTLPRTAALWRSGDPVVCAFILLRGEVRLTRPQAGGRSLTRPVSGAGEVLGLRDVLGAADTFAEDAVVSAPHTDLLALPGAALRELVRRDPALAGAALTLLAEQTRSAEARLDLLSAPVPVRLIGYLLERGPHALPTNSALAAQLGTVPELVSRHLGDLYPQGMIGLRRREIVTLDEAGLRRRLPG; this comes from the coding sequence GTGACGCTCCCTGAGAACCTGCGGGTCTCGCCGCTGCTGCGCGGCGCCGCGCCCGACACGCTGCGGCAGCTGGCCGCGCAGGCGGCCTCCCGGACACTGCCCCGGACCGCCGCGCTGTGGCGCAGCGGGGACCCGGTCGTCTGCGCGTTCATCCTGCTGCGCGGCGAGGTGCGCCTGACCCGCCCCCAGGCCGGTGGTCGCAGCCTGACCCGTCCGGTCAGCGGCGCGGGGGAGGTGCTGGGCCTGCGGGACGTGCTGGGCGCCGCCGACACCTTCGCTGAGGACGCCGTCGTCAGCGCGCCGCACACGGACCTGCTCGCCCTGCCCGGCGCGGCCCTGCGGGAACTGGTCCGGCGCGACCCGGCCCTGGCGGGCGCGGCCCTGACGCTGCTGGCCGAGCAGACCCGCAGCGCCGAGGCCCGCCTGGACCTGCTGAGCGCGCCGGTGCCCGTCCGGCTGATCGGCTACCTGCTGGAACGCGGCCCGCACGCCCTGCCCACCAACTCGGCGCTGGCCGCGCAACTCGGCACCGTGCCGGAACTCGTCAGCCGCCACCTGGGCGACCTGTACCCTCAGGGAATGATCGGGCTGCGCCGCCGGGAGATCGTGACGCTGGATGAGGCCGGGCTGCGCCGCCGCCTGCCGGGCTGA
- a CDS encoding glycerol-3-phosphate acyltransferase — protein MPDLPAPLPPVPTLLVTAAAFLLGSLVSGVLYSRARGADIRDRDLPGGSGTWRQFGRGAGILVSAGDIGKGVLAALLARALVPQGGEALAALVTGAVVAGHCYPVFFGFRGGGGIAPLLGALLVLAPGVLLALLLTAAVVIPTYKATLQARLKLNAVPFTTAVAVPVGLLAGALSGGFWPLLAGGTVMAVRAAHLLRLERA, from the coding sequence ATGCCTGACCTGCCTGCCCCGCTGCCGCCCGTGCCCACGCTGCTCGTGACGGCAGCGGCGTTCCTGCTGGGATCGCTGGTGAGCGGCGTGCTGTACTCGCGCGCGCGCGGCGCGGACATCCGTGACCGCGACCTGCCGGGCGGCAGCGGCACGTGGCGGCAGTTCGGGCGCGGCGCAGGCATCCTGGTCTCGGCGGGAGACATCGGCAAGGGCGTCCTGGCGGCCCTGCTGGCCCGCGCGCTCGTGCCGCAGGGCGGCGAGGCGCTGGCGGCGCTCGTGACGGGCGCCGTCGTGGCCGGCCACTGCTACCCGGTGTTCTTCGGCTTCCGGGGCGGCGGGGGCATCGCGCCGCTGCTGGGCGCGCTGCTGGTCTTAGCGCCGGGCGTGCTGCTGGCGCTGCTGCTCACGGCGGCCGTCGTGATTCCCACCTACAAGGCCACCCTGCAGGCCCGGCTGAAACTGAACGCGGTGCCGTTCACGACCGCCGTCGCCGTGCCGGTGGGGCTGCTGGCGGGCGCCCTGAGCGGCGGCTTCTGGCCGCTGCTGGCCGGCGGGACCGTCATGGCCGTGCGGGCCGCGCACCTGCTGCGCCTGGAGCGGGCGTGA
- a CDS encoding 4-(cytidine 5'-diphospho)-2-C-methyl-D-erythritol kinase, which yields MSDLAAPVTYFAPAKVNLGLSVRDLRSDGYHELHSLMVPLSVGDDLEIAPAAALTLRVEGADLPEDGGNLVFRAARAYLDAAGVAGGAAITLHKRLPLASGLGGGSSDAATTLMALARLYPAGVDLSALALRLGADVPFFLLGRAAVASGVGEVLAPTPVPRVALVLLNPGVEVSARDAYVWLDAEEGFTPALEIEAILAALSNGRPTPYLNALQGPVAARHAPIREALAALTAAGLHSPLMSGSGSTCFALARDDAHAHDAAQVLAARHPDWWVQAAHSLGS from the coding sequence ATGAGCGACCTCGCCGCGCCCGTCACGTACTTCGCGCCCGCCAAGGTGAACCTGGGCCTCAGCGTCCGGGACCTGCGTTCGGACGGGTACCACGAACTGCACTCGCTGATGGTGCCCCTGAGCGTCGGGGACGACCTGGAGATCGCCCCGGCCGCCGCCCTGACCCTGCGGGTGGAGGGCGCCGACCTGCCCGAGGACGGGGGCAACCTGGTGTTCCGCGCGGCGCGGGCGTACCTGGACGCCGCCGGCGTGGCGGGCGGCGCGGCGATCACGCTGCACAAGCGGCTGCCGCTCGCGTCGGGCCTGGGGGGCGGCAGCAGCGACGCGGCGACCACGCTGATGGCGCTGGCGCGGCTGTACCCGGCGGGCGTGGACCTCAGCGCGCTGGCGCTGCGCCTCGGCGCGGACGTGCCGTTCTTCCTGCTGGGCCGCGCGGCGGTTGCCTCGGGCGTGGGCGAGGTCCTCGCCCCCACCCCGGTGCCGCGCGTGGCGCTGGTGCTGCTCAACCCCGGCGTGGAGGTCAGTGCCCGCGACGCGTACGTGTGGCTCGACGCCGAGGAGGGCTTCACCCCGGCTCTGGAGATCGAGGCGATTCTGGCGGCCCTGTCGAACGGGCGGCCCACGCCGTACCTGAACGCCCTGCAGGGCCCGGTCGCGGCGCGGCACGCTCCCATCCGCGAGGCGCTGGCGGCCCTGACGGCGGCGGGGCTGCACTCGCCGCTGATGAGCGGGTCGGGCAGCACCTGCTTTGCGCTGGCCCGCGACGACGCGCACGCGCACGACGCCGCGCAGGTCCTGGCGGCGCGGCACCCGGACTGGTGGGTGCAGGCGGCGCACAGCCTGGGCAGCTGA
- a CDS encoding indolepyruvate ferredoxin oxidoreductase subunit alpha: protein MSYAITSRCAGVRDGACLDVCPIACIHDAGDQFVIHPDECIDCGACAVACPAQAIVEGHEAPGALAYARAALHLTP, encoded by the coding sequence ATGAGTTACGCGATCACTTCCCGCTGCGCGGGCGTCCGTGACGGCGCCTGCCTGGACGTCTGCCCCATCGCCTGCATTCACGACGCCGGGGATCAGTTCGTGATTCACCCGGACGAGTGCATCGACTGCGGCGCCTGCGCGGTCGCCTGCCCCGCGCAGGCCATCGTGGAGGGCCACGAGGCGCCCGGCGCCCTGGCCTACGCCCGCGCCGCGCTGCACCTGACGCCCTGA
- the ispD gene encoding 2-C-methyl-D-erythritol 4-phosphate cytidylyltransferase — translation MRVAALIPAAGSGTRLGLGPKAFVEVAGRSLLGRSAAALVPHVDEVLVALPAGLTLPRDVPARAVTGGDTRQASVLALLRATDAEVVLVHDAARPFLPGAVAGAVIAAAREVGAATAALPVADTLVRAGPGGDWGNLIPREGLWAVQTPQGFRRDLLLAAHGAALADGFAATDDAGLIARTGGAVRLVPGDARLFKVTTPGDLALAQALAPVWDAAPV, via the coding sequence GTGAGGGTCGCCGCGCTGATCCCGGCGGCCGGGTCGGGCACGCGGCTGGGGCTGGGCCCGAAGGCGTTTGTGGAGGTCGCGGGCCGCAGCCTGCTGGGCCGCAGCGCCGCAGCCCTGGTCCCGCACGTGGACGAGGTGCTCGTGGCGCTCCCGGCTGGACTGACGCTGCCCCGGGACGTGCCCGCGCGCGCCGTGACGGGCGGCGACACCCGGCAGGCGAGCGTACTGGCGCTGCTGCGCGCCACGGACGCCGAGGTGGTCCTCGTGCACGACGCGGCGCGGCCCTTCCTGCCGGGCGCGGTGGCCGGCGCGGTGATCGCCGCGGCGCGCGAGGTGGGCGCGGCGACGGCGGCGCTCCCGGTGGCGGACACCCTGGTGCGGGCCGGTCCGGGCGGCGACTGGGGCAACCTCATTCCGCGCGAGGGGCTGTGGGCGGTGCAGACGCCGCAAGGCTTCCGGCGTGACCTGCTGCTCGCCGCGCACGGGGCGGCGCTGGCCGACGGGTTCGCCGCCACGGACGACGCGGGGCTGATCGCCCGGACGGGCGGCGCGGTGCGGCTGGTGCCGGGCGACGCGCGGCTGTTCAAGGTGACCACGCCCGGCGACCTGGCCCTGGCGCAGGCGCTGGCCCCGGTGTGGGACGCCGCCCCGGTGTGA